A portion of the Rhodopseudomonas sp. BAL398 genome contains these proteins:
- a CDS encoding phage/plasmid primase, P4 family encodes MTITISTDFVEAVRKKALDYAELHALKLFAIDPVTGNGSLYAAHSNRAIWEADFAGGKLLGVSAIMSECLLFDVDVHSLQDRDEAWSNYVEFCRQIGITDANGGVPMPYAQSKSGGWHFAFRAPADFKDAPRKGHHKLKISHFRALEPGEIDSERISIRWRALNVYAGSVKGGSAYQIMPDAPPPHPYGPNTAKLFAWYSALELGRKEVTHASPTDECRQSEAECAKLERFINELLVKDPHWFDDRDNRLGTVWGIKRAGFGGRGYEIAQIICDATPDKKGDRLARYWFDVGALAGTKTLDSFWKRCAAVGIKQKPAEIAEWRRDATMQSFATVPGVQVLSPSLAPSLPPGATPMIGGATWQQQAAPPEYSEIEVADRFANMYALQIRYVTKRKKWLHWNGKRWHDDDTDYIGHLAKLHCKDEAALCSISPGNTNAQARALCSDKTIRAVLRIAAVDPRISSTVAAWDQNAWILGTPDGVVELRTGVFRPARPEDHVTKSTRVSPHGDCPIWKKFLARATGGDLELQEYLQRLCGYILTGDTSEESLHFNYGPGGGGKGTYMHAIEGILGDYHVGTSIATLTESKQERHLTEIASLQGARLVTCSETERGKRWAESRIKELTGRDTITARFMGCDPFNFIPTFKIQVSGNHKPSLRPDSAMRRRFQLVPFTTSIAESEKDTKLGEKLKAEWPGILAWMIAGCVAWQREGLAPPAIVVDATDAYMNEESEDCMSAWLAESCDTDPAASTPSAVLYSSYKHYAERSGEKPMSNVEFGKEIRRLHFKVERGRRGAVVDGLKLALPAVPTPMFPEVKS; translated from the coding sequence ATGACGATCACCATTTCAACCGACTTTGTCGAAGCCGTCCGAAAGAAGGCGCTCGACTACGCGGAGCTGCACGCCCTGAAGCTTTTCGCAATCGATCCAGTGACGGGGAATGGCAGCCTTTACGCGGCGCACAGCAACAGAGCGATTTGGGAGGCAGACTTCGCCGGCGGAAAACTGCTCGGCGTCAGTGCGATCATGTCTGAGTGTTTGCTCTTTGACGTTGACGTACACTCCCTACAAGACCGCGATGAGGCCTGGAGCAACTATGTCGAGTTCTGCCGCCAGATTGGCATCACCGATGCAAACGGCGGCGTGCCGATGCCTTATGCGCAGTCGAAAAGCGGAGGATGGCATTTCGCCTTCCGCGCGCCCGCAGATTTCAAAGACGCCCCGCGCAAGGGCCACCACAAGCTTAAAATATCTCACTTTCGCGCGCTGGAGCCTGGCGAGATTGACAGCGAGCGGATCAGCATTCGATGGCGTGCACTCAACGTATATGCCGGCTCGGTGAAGGGCGGCAGCGCCTACCAGATCATGCCAGACGCCCCGCCGCCGCATCCATACGGTCCCAATACCGCCAAGCTTTTTGCGTGGTATAGCGCCCTTGAACTTGGCCGCAAGGAAGTCACCCACGCGTCGCCGACTGACGAATGCAGGCAGAGCGAGGCTGAATGCGCCAAGCTTGAGCGATTTATCAACGAGCTGTTGGTGAAAGACCCTCACTGGTTCGATGATCGTGACAACCGACTCGGTACGGTATGGGGAATCAAACGCGCCGGTTTTGGCGGGCGCGGCTATGAAATCGCGCAAATCATCTGCGACGCAACGCCGGATAAGAAGGGCGACAGGCTGGCTCGCTACTGGTTCGACGTTGGCGCTCTGGCTGGCACAAAGACGCTCGATTCATTCTGGAAGCGTTGCGCCGCAGTCGGCATCAAGCAAAAACCGGCCGAGATCGCTGAGTGGCGGAGGGACGCCACGATGCAGAGCTTTGCGACCGTTCCTGGCGTCCAAGTATTATCACCATCTCTCGCACCTAGCTTACCGCCTGGGGCAACACCGATGATTGGTGGCGCGACGTGGCAGCAGCAGGCGGCGCCGCCCGAATACTCTGAAATCGAAGTAGCCGACCGGTTCGCGAACATGTATGCGTTGCAAATCCGGTATGTCACCAAGCGAAAGAAGTGGCTGCACTGGAACGGAAAACGATGGCACGATGACGACACCGACTATATAGGCCACCTCGCCAAGCTCCACTGCAAAGACGAAGCTGCGCTATGCTCCATTTCCCCGGGCAACACGAATGCCCAGGCCCGCGCGCTGTGCAGCGACAAGACCATTCGTGCTGTGCTGCGGATCGCAGCCGTAGACCCGCGCATATCGAGCACGGTCGCCGCATGGGATCAAAACGCATGGATTCTTGGGACGCCCGATGGTGTTGTCGAATTGCGCACCGGAGTATTCCGACCGGCGCGCCCGGAAGATCATGTCACGAAATCGACCCGCGTTTCACCGCACGGTGACTGCCCAATCTGGAAAAAGTTTCTTGCGCGTGCGACTGGCGGCGATCTTGAGCTGCAGGAATATCTGCAGCGATTGTGCGGTTACATCCTCACCGGCGACACATCAGAGGAGAGCCTACATTTCAATTATGGTCCAGGCGGCGGCGGCAAGGGCACTTACATGCATGCCATCGAAGGAATTCTTGGTGACTACCACGTTGGCACTTCCATCGCCACGCTCACCGAGTCGAAGCAAGAGCGGCACCTGACCGAGATCGCGTCATTACAAGGTGCACGACTCGTTACTTGCTCCGAGACGGAGCGCGGCAAGCGATGGGCCGAGAGCCGAATCAAGGAATTGACTGGACGGGACACGATCACGGCACGGTTCATGGGGTGCGATCCTTTTAACTTTATTCCGACCTTCAAAATCCAGGTGTCCGGAAACCATAAACCAAGCCTTCGTCCCGACAGTGCCATGCGGCGGCGTTTTCAACTTGTGCCGTTCACGACCTCGATCGCCGAGAGTGAAAAGGACACAAAGCTGGGAGAGAAGCTGAAGGCGGAATGGCCCGGCATTCTTGCCTGGATGATCGCCGGCTGCGTCGCATGGCAACGAGAAGGCCTCGCTCCGCCGGCTATCGTGGTTGATGCGACTGATGCCTACATGAACGAGGAGTCTGAGGACTGCATGTCGGCATGGCTTGCCGAAAGCTGCGACACGGACCCCGCAGCATCGACGCCGAGCGCGGTTCTCTATTCATCGTACAAACACTACGCCGAGCGCTCGGGTGAAAAGCCGATGAGCAATGTTGAATTTGGAAAGGAGATAAGACGCCTTCACTTCAAAGTCGAACGCGGCCGCCGCGGCGCCGTTGTAGATGGATTGAAACTGGCGTTGCCCGCTGTACCGACACCCATGTTTCCAGAGGTGAAGTCATGA
- a CDS encoding glycoside hydrolase family 9 protein — protein MNGNIWSRPDPSRSNRSQPRAGLGALRGIAGIVGLAAGMMAASLGARAEGLGVPVTSQIVIDQFGYPPAAPKVAVIRDPRIGFDASEHVKPGRRYALVDATTGAQLIEARPLAWHGGATDPSSGDKASWFDFSAVTRPGRYYILDLDRGVRSPDFRIGDDVYREVLKQAMRTFFYQRAGFAKTADYAGAGWADGASHLGPGQDRNARLYSAPNDPTTERDLSGGWYDAGDFNRYTSWSARYVVALLKAYQEKPAAFTDDYGIPESGNGTPDIIDEAKWGMDWLVRMQNPDGSALSVLGVAQASPPSAATGPSYYGNPSTSATLGVAGAFAFGAHIFRKLGQIAYADELLGRAERAYRWADDNPEVLFKNNDPASGTKDLAFGQQEVDDYARLSKKIEAAVYLFEATGKASYRDVVDANVGRLHVISNGYASPFEADELDMLLYYTAIPGSSPGTADRIRRAFADAMNAPEQLGAVKAATDPYRAYIKDYTWGSNSIKAAQGNLFYQLVTYDVATGADAERATNAALGYLNYLHGVNPLGLVYLTNMAAAGATNSVKEMFHAWFADGSPRWDRVGVSVDGPPPGFLVGGPNPTYKPDSCCPAGCGARSAAKCTAVSLRPPMDQPAQKSFKDFNAGWPLNSWEVTENSNAYQTAYIRLLSKFVK, from the coding sequence ATGAACGGCAACATATGGTCGCGGCCTGACCCCAGCCGATCGAACCGATCCCAGCCCAGAGCCGGCCTGGGAGCGCTGCGCGGCATCGCCGGGATCGTCGGCTTGGCGGCCGGCATGATGGCGGCCAGTCTCGGCGCCCGGGCCGAGGGCCTCGGCGTGCCCGTGACCAGCCAGATCGTGATCGATCAATTCGGATATCCGCCCGCCGCGCCGAAGGTCGCCGTCATTCGCGATCCGCGGATCGGCTTCGACGCCTCGGAGCATGTCAAGCCGGGCCGCCGCTATGCGCTCGTCGACGCCACGACCGGCGCGCAACTGATCGAGGCCAGACCGCTTGCGTGGCACGGCGGGGCGACCGATCCGTCCTCGGGCGACAAGGCCTCTTGGTTCGACTTCTCCGCCGTGACGCGCCCGGGTCGCTATTACATTCTCGACCTCGATCGCGGCGTCCGCTCGCCGGATTTCCGCATCGGCGACGATGTCTATCGCGAGGTCCTCAAACAGGCGATGCGCACCTTCTTCTACCAGCGCGCCGGATTTGCCAAGACGGCGGACTATGCCGGCGCCGGCTGGGCCGACGGCGCCAGCCATCTCGGGCCGGGGCAGGACCGCAATGCGCGGCTGTATAGCGCGCCGAACGATCCGACGACGGAGCGCGACCTCAGCGGCGGCTGGTACGACGCCGGCGATTTCAACCGCTACACCAGCTGGTCGGCGCGTTATGTGGTTGCCTTGTTGAAGGCCTATCAGGAGAAGCCGGCGGCCTTCACCGACGATTACGGCATTCCGGAATCCGGCAATGGCACGCCGGACATCATCGACGAAGCCAAATGGGGCATGGACTGGCTGGTGCGGATGCAGAATCCGGATGGTTCGGCGCTCAGCGTGCTGGGCGTGGCGCAGGCGAGCCCGCCTTCGGCCGCCACCGGCCCGAGCTATTATGGCAATCCGAGCACGAGCGCGACCCTGGGCGTCGCCGGCGCCTTCGCGTTCGGCGCCCACATCTTCCGCAAGCTCGGCCAGATCGCCTATGCCGACGAGTTGCTGGGGCGCGCCGAGCGGGCCTATCGCTGGGCCGATGACAATCCCGAGGTGCTGTTCAAGAACAATGATCCGGCGTCCGGCACCAAGGACCTCGCCTTCGGCCAACAGGAGGTCGACGACTACGCCCGGCTGTCGAAAAAGATCGAAGCCGCCGTCTATCTGTTCGAGGCGACCGGCAAGGCCAGCTACCGCGATGTCGTCGACGCCAATGTCGGCAGGTTGCATGTGATCAGCAACGGCTACGCCTCGCCCTTCGAGGCCGACGAGCTCGACATGTTGCTGTACTACACGGCCATTCCAGGATCATCGCCCGGCACCGCCGATCGGATCCGGCGCGCCTTTGCGGACGCGATGAATGCGCCCGAGCAACTCGGCGCGGTCAAGGCGGCGACCGATCCCTATCGCGCCTATATCAAGGACTACACATGGGGCAGCAATTCGATCAAGGCGGCGCAGGGCAATCTGTTCTATCAGCTCGTCACCTATGATGTGGCGACAGGCGCCGATGCTGAGCGCGCGACAAACGCGGCGCTGGGCTATCTCAACTATCTGCACGGCGTGAATCCGCTGGGGCTGGTGTATCTGACCAATATGGCGGCGGCCGGCGCCACCAATAGCGTGAAGGAGATGTTTCACGCCTGGTTCGCCGATGGCAGCCCCAGATGGGATCGCGTCGGCGTGTCGGTTGACGGCCCGCCGCCGGGATTTCTGGTCGGCGGCCCGAACCCGACCTACAAGCCCGACAGCTGCTGCCCGGCCGGCTGCGGCGCCCGCAGCGCGGCGAAATGCACCGCGGTGTCGCTGCGCCCGCCGATGGACCAGCCGGCGCAAAAATCCTTCAAGGACTTCAATGCCGGCTGGCCGCTGAATTCCTGGGAAGTCACCGAAAACAGCAATGCCTACCAGACCGCCTATATTCGGCTGTTGTCCAAATTTGTGAAATAG
- a CDS encoding AAA family ATPase translates to MLLSDAIETLLSGASLSWSKAEKYKAGSIQLGTPEARRLFQFLLASDPLEVAEANEGLFDGLLAAWRDTTLDPAKAGIEKVVTAGTSTWRLVRLEACGFGGLNSLVGPEFSLKINSENWCLEGQNGSGKTSIASAIIWAMTGYRCRDPEGLVLDDGSRQAVFNEKSEKIGEWPALVSYPSTAEKLKGTAEAWVRLTFQDNTGNTAIAYRKLSAPPSGNATIEAKIDHALQVAPQLIETGLLMPARLSRIGFGEKSQSIYEAVKRLTGLDQLGLIGDGSANFTHKAKRFLKYAQDNGIGTIEATLKLNLERAEEEAKKADFKYSFKRKRDDSAYAKELQEIAQDASKQAGEHLATLKSDIAAGLDTEKPDDRAKIKSAVTAARGLLQQGAVGIKVFEAWTALAQAAKDEGLAKIPAEVVKARERLASAIAWHQRQTDDLKLRLKAVASEFFIVPDHEHTDGHCPLCENALNDAKGKRLADELAELKKSSAEAQRKLSDVCAELEKRLRDQLPKDLLNHFDLLVEMKIPDAFESAALDRFVNAVPFSTVLTGMAAFARDKAQFLTKTLPAFNPHSTQTDVSIPKIANDLLNYIRSLEHLIEFVDWWKINGAEFRDAWASLRGSDDGSGQFLPESLEGKLSSLEAALEKAAPLDDIAKALNSASGEAGKWHAIYLKQQERENIAAALDPLKYLRTVVTIETANSILALSARMKAVLDRIHFRERLSFSDAALGKKEVRIAGCFHDGILIDASAVANTSWLRAILWAFVLALREETLENLESNPFPLVVLDDPQVTFDPRNKRKWAEEIAKLANAEWSDPQAAQLILTTHERQFFQFLVNLEGLKGQQGLVVSLNAISNVTTVVNGSSLAQGFGEASKNSDDKRGHAYILEVRTYCEDLLRIMLRSEGPDINNCHLGELATKMRSLATSGVSPFNRQPFEKLLGVIAGTNEVKALKIINDAHHHYDGTVGLAEAKDVKKFWEKTLQDQIHTCFRVFAEYEAYCGEPRVFPWMDNVVEFPKGNSADVKKMSIAYTGIAAAAKADGRVGDGLITLEELASAERIVLYDHDIFQLAAGTLEPIASVGHLLIVCNGAKLNQRNLVAATCGDQLLVRRYNEADVHPHIAVLTGQSIDPYALPQPIIVPKEKLVAKKIVGTLFPRPGSAIPPKMEGVEFVELADISLANDILNNARLFKVSGRSAEPIALDGQFIITQPVEFQKQQAVSRDGMLVIAVDENGARYFKRLRVHGDLFVLESLNSDGTTAGEILSSNGQMGFPRLTGLLDVVGVLFEHS, encoded by the coding sequence ATGTTATTGTCGGACGCGATCGAGACTTTGCTCTCTGGAGCATCATTGTCGTGGTCAAAGGCGGAAAAGTATAAAGCTGGAAGCATTCAGCTAGGTACGCCGGAGGCTCGTCGGCTATTTCAATTCCTTCTTGCTAGTGACCCATTAGAAGTTGCCGAAGCAAATGAAGGCCTATTTGACGGGCTGCTAGCCGCTTGGCGTGACACTACACTTGATCCCGCCAAGGCCGGGATTGAGAAGGTGGTCACAGCTGGCACCTCGACTTGGAGGTTAGTTAGGCTGGAGGCTTGCGGATTCGGTGGATTAAACTCGCTGGTGGGACCAGAGTTCTCACTTAAAATAAATTCAGAGAATTGGTGTTTAGAGGGCCAGAACGGTTCTGGCAAAACCTCAATTGCAAGCGCAATCATTTGGGCGATGACAGGTTATCGGTGTCGCGACCCAGAGGGTCTAGTCTTAGATGACGGAAGCCGGCAGGCCGTCTTTAACGAAAAGAGCGAGAAGATTGGCGAATGGCCAGCCCTTGTTTCCTACCCCTCAACCGCAGAAAAATTGAAGGGCACAGCAGAGGCTTGGGTACGGCTTACCTTTCAAGATAATACTGGCAATACCGCCATCGCTTATCGAAAACTGAGTGCGCCTCCTTCCGGTAATGCAACAATCGAAGCAAAAATAGATCATGCCCTGCAGGTAGCTCCCCAATTAATCGAGACTGGCTTGCTTATGCCTGCTCGTTTATCGCGCATTGGATTTGGCGAAAAAAGTCAATCAATTTACGAAGCCGTTAAACGGCTCACGGGCTTAGATCAACTTGGATTGATCGGAGATGGTTCAGCGAACTTCACTCATAAGGCCAAACGGTTCTTGAAGTACGCCCAAGACAACGGAATTGGCACTATAGAAGCCACGCTAAAGCTCAATTTAGAAAGGGCGGAGGAGGAAGCAAAAAAGGCCGACTTCAAATACTCCTTCAAGCGAAAGCGCGACGATTCCGCCTACGCGAAAGAATTACAGGAAATTGCGCAAGACGCTTCCAAACAAGCCGGCGAGCATCTGGCGACGCTTAAATCAGATATCGCAGCCGGCCTCGACACCGAAAAGCCAGATGACCGAGCTAAAATAAAATCAGCGGTCACAGCCGCTCGTGGTCTTTTGCAACAGGGCGCCGTCGGTATCAAGGTTTTTGAAGCTTGGACGGCTCTTGCGCAAGCTGCAAAAGACGAGGGCCTTGCTAAGATCCCAGCCGAAGTCGTTAAAGCTAGAGAGCGGCTCGCCTCCGCCATTGCATGGCACCAGCGTCAGACAGATGACTTAAAACTGCGGCTAAAGGCCGTTGCTTCCGAGTTTTTTATTGTACCGGATCACGAGCACACGGATGGTCATTGTCCACTTTGCGAGAACGCATTGAATGATGCAAAGGGCAAGCGGCTTGCCGATGAGCTCGCAGAACTCAAGAAATCTTCGGCCGAGGCTCAGAGAAAATTGAGTGATGTCTGCGCCGAACTGGAGAAAAGACTTCGAGATCAACTTCCAAAGGATTTACTAAATCACTTTGACCTATTGGTTGAGATGAAAATACCGGACGCCTTCGAGAGCGCGGCGCTCGACCGTTTTGTAAACGCTGTTCCTTTCTCGACCGTATTAACCGGCATGGCTGCGTTTGCTCGCGACAAAGCGCAATTCCTCACTAAAACTCTACCCGCGTTTAACCCGCATTCCACTCAAACCGACGTGTCGATCCCCAAAATTGCTAATGATTTGCTAAATTATATTCGCTCGCTTGAGCATCTTATAGAGTTCGTTGATTGGTGGAAAATAAATGGTGCGGAATTTCGTGATGCATGGGCATCTTTGCGGGGCAGCGATGACGGCTCGGGTCAGTTTCTTCCAGAAAGCCTTGAAGGGAAGCTATCTTCGCTGGAGGCCGCTTTAGAAAAGGCCGCTCCACTTGATGATATAGCAAAGGCCCTAAATTCCGCCTCTGGTGAAGCCGGCAAGTGGCACGCAATTTATTTGAAGCAACAAGAAAGAGAAAATATCGCCGCCGCCCTTGATCCGCTTAAGTACCTGAGGACCGTGGTAACGATTGAAACTGCAAATTCAATCTTAGCTCTGTCGGCCCGAATGAAAGCCGTGCTCGATCGCATTCATTTTCGCGAGCGGCTTTCATTTTCAGACGCTGCTTTGGGCAAGAAAGAAGTGCGTATAGCCGGATGTTTTCACGATGGAATATTGATCGACGCAAGCGCTGTCGCAAACACGTCGTGGCTCAGAGCAATCCTTTGGGCGTTTGTCCTTGCCCTCCGTGAAGAGACTTTAGAAAATCTCGAGAGCAATCCGTTTCCGCTTGTTGTACTAGATGACCCCCAAGTGACGTTTGACCCGCGCAACAAAAGGAAATGGGCAGAGGAAATTGCAAAACTCGCGAATGCTGAATGGTCTGATCCGCAGGCTGCGCAGCTCATCCTTACTACTCACGAGAGGCAGTTTTTTCAATTTCTAGTGAATCTAGAAGGTCTTAAAGGACAGCAAGGACTGGTCGTAAGTCTGAACGCTATTTCTAACGTCACGACTGTCGTCAACGGTAGTTCGCTGGCGCAAGGTTTTGGCGAAGCGTCTAAGAATAGCGACGATAAGCGTGGCCATGCATACATTCTGGAGGTCAGGACGTACTGCGAAGATCTTTTGCGGATCATGCTGCGGTCCGAAGGTCCGGACATCAACAATTGTCATCTTGGTGAGCTGGCAACGAAGATGAGATCGCTCGCAACTAGTGGTGTCTCTCCATTCAATCGGCAGCCTTTCGAAAAACTGTTAGGTGTAATTGCAGGTACGAATGAAGTTAAAGCACTTAAGATCATCAATGATGCCCATCATCACTATGACGGCACCGTAGGGCTTGCTGAAGCGAAGGATGTAAAGAAATTTTGGGAAAAGACTCTGCAGGATCAAATACACACTTGCTTCAGAGTCTTTGCTGAGTACGAGGCTTATTGCGGTGAACCACGCGTCTTTCCCTGGATGGATAATGTCGTGGAATTTCCGAAAGGGAACTCTGCTGATGTGAAAAAGATGAGCATTGCGTACACTGGGATCGCCGCCGCCGCTAAAGCTGATGGTCGAGTTGGAGACGGCTTGATTACCTTGGAGGAGTTAGCCAGCGCGGAGAGAATCGTTTTGTATGATCACGACATATTCCAATTGGCGGCTGGTACTCTCGAGCCCATCGCGTCTGTTGGTCATCTCCTAATTGTCTGCAACGGCGCTAAGCTGAATCAGCGGAATTTGGTTGCGGCCACATGTGGCGACCAATTACTGGTCAGGCGGTATAACGAAGCGGATGTTCATCCCCACATTGCAGTGTTGACGGGGCAATCAATTGATCCATACGCCCTGCCGCAGCCGATCATAGTGCCTAAGGAAAAGCTCGTAGCTAAGAAGATTGTTGGGACACTCTTCCCTCGACCCGGCTCTGCTATTCCTCCTAAAATGGAGGGAGTGGAATTCGTTGAGCTTGCGGACATTTCACTTGCAAATGACATTCTCAACAATGCAAGGCTTTTCAAGGTCAGCGGGCGTAGTGCAGAACCAATTGCGCTTGATGGGCAATTTATTATTACTCAACCCGTTGAGTTTCAAAAGCAACAAGCCGTCTCGCGGGACGGAATGTTAGTCATCGCGGTAGATGAAAATGGCGCAAGATATTTCAAGCGCCTCCGAGTTCATGGCGATCTGTTTGTCCTTGAAAGCTTGAATTCGGACGGTACCACGGCGGGTGAAATCTTGAGCTCTAATGGACAAATGGGTTTTCCAAGGCTCACAGGCCTATTGGATGTTGTAGGTGTATTGTTTGAGCATTCTTAA
- a CDS encoding terminase large subunit domain-containing protein — translation MARDLALHFDPALLASAADIILDDWQADFVRADDPQIAMLIPRQHGKTEAAVMKALPVALTEPHSLILIVSPAQRLSDEFVRRARVAYGRVKDAPSLVGDAARRMEFDNGSRILALPGDNEGDTLRGLANVRLCIIDETSRCSDALITAVRPMLATSKRGQLVYLSTPNGKRGVFYETWTSDDADWHRIRVGLGDCDRITPEFLARERKNLGETKYREEYLCEFIDSDTAAFNTSIIDAAFSTEVRALWR, via the coding sequence ATGGCTCGTGACCTCGCGCTGCACTTCGACCCGGCACTGCTCGCCAGCGCGGCCGACATTATCCTCGACGACTGGCAAGCCGATTTCGTCCGGGCAGATGATCCGCAGATCGCGATGCTGATTCCCCGGCAGCACGGCAAGACGGAAGCGGCTGTCATGAAAGCGCTTCCGGTTGCATTGACAGAGCCGCACAGCTTGATCTTGATCGTATCACCCGCGCAGCGCTTGTCCGACGAATTTGTTCGCCGCGCGCGGGTCGCTTACGGCCGGGTGAAGGATGCGCCGTCATTGGTCGGCGATGCCGCACGGCGGATGGAGTTCGATAACGGGAGTCGCATCCTCGCATTACCCGGTGACAACGAAGGCGACACCCTCCGGGGCCTAGCAAACGTCAGGCTGTGTATCATCGACGAAACGTCCCGATGCTCTGATGCACTGATCACGGCAGTTCGCCCCATGCTGGCGACAAGCAAGCGCGGGCAACTGGTATATCTGTCAACCCCGAACGGCAAGCGCGGCGTATTTTACGAAACATGGACATCCGACGATGCTGACTGGCACCGGATACGGGTCGGGCTGGGAGATTGTGACCGCATCACCCCGGAATTCCTGGCACGCGAGCGCAAGAACCTAGGCGAGACGAAGTACCGCGAGGAATACCTCTGTGAATTTATCGATTCCGATACGGCAGCTTTCAACACCAGCATCATTGATGCGGCGTTTTCAACGGAGGTGCGTGCACTGTGGCGATGA
- a CDS encoding site-specific integrase — MSVRKHTWTTKSGEERSAYLVQYSTAELDKRGKRKRHVKFFDKKKDAQAYEAQVRVDVGKGEHVPTSKSITVDKAGAHWIDSCADLERTTRDGYEQHLRDHINPYMGGLKLSVLTVAIVRDWQDKLRKGVPAPGQTEAAPRKPNMVKRVTGSLGALLADAQERGHVGQNVVRSLRANRKRGKERKAERRAKGKLRVGVDIPTPGEIDALLSAAEGRWRPFLLVAVRCGLRASELRGLRWVDIDFKKGELHVRQRADAYNEIGNPKSEDGERTIPVPPTTLSALREWKLACPRRKDQPELFVFPNGLGNVESHANIITRGLIPTWVRAGVTVPVLDDEGKPVRDGKGKPILSAKYTGLHSLRHYFASWCVNRRTDGGLELPLKIVSERLGHSNIAITSDLYSHLFPRADDSAELAAGEGKFG; from the coding sequence ATGTCGGTTCGCAAGCACACGTGGACGACCAAATCTGGCGAGGAACGCTCCGCCTATTTGGTCCAGTACAGCACCGCCGAACTGGACAAGCGCGGCAAGCGCAAACGGCATGTCAAATTCTTTGACAAGAAAAAGGACGCTCAGGCGTACGAGGCACAGGTTCGCGTCGACGTTGGTAAGGGCGAGCATGTGCCCACGTCCAAAAGTATCACGGTCGACAAGGCTGGAGCCCACTGGATTGATTCGTGCGCCGACCTGGAGCGCACCACGCGCGACGGGTACGAGCAGCACCTTCGCGACCACATCAACCCCTATATGGGCGGCTTGAAGTTGTCCGTACTGACTGTCGCGATCGTCCGTGACTGGCAAGATAAACTCCGCAAAGGGGTGCCCGCGCCGGGACAGACCGAAGCGGCGCCGCGTAAGCCCAATATGGTCAAGCGCGTCACCGGGTCTCTGGGCGCTTTGCTGGCCGATGCGCAGGAACGCGGGCACGTCGGCCAGAACGTCGTGCGCAGTCTCCGAGCAAACCGCAAGCGCGGCAAGGAGCGCAAAGCCGAGCGGCGGGCCAAAGGGAAGTTGAGGGTGGGGGTGGACATTCCGACACCCGGCGAGATCGACGCGCTGTTGAGTGCCGCAGAGGGCCGCTGGCGTCCGTTCTTGCTGGTAGCGGTTCGTTGCGGCCTGCGTGCTTCCGAACTGCGCGGTCTTCGGTGGGTGGACATCGATTTCAAGAAAGGTGAGCTGCATGTGCGCCAGCGCGCCGATGCCTATAACGAAATCGGCAACCCCAAATCGGAAGACGGCGAGCGCACAATCCCCGTTCCGCCAACTACGCTAAGCGCCCTTCGCGAGTGGAAATTGGCGTGCCCACGGCGCAAGGATCAACCGGAGCTTTTCGTTTTCCCGAATGGACTGGGCAACGTCGAATCGCACGCGAACATCATCACCCGCGGCTTGATCCCGACGTGGGTTCGCGCTGGTGTAACGGTGCCGGTCTTGGACGATGAGGGCAAGCCGGTGCGAGATGGCAAGGGCAAGCCGATTCTCAGCGCCAAGTACACGGGCCTCCACTCACTACGCCACTATTTCGCCAGTTGGTGTGTCAATCGGCGCACCGATGGCGGGCTTGAGCTACCGCTTAAAATCGTCTCGGAACGCTTGGGCCATTCCAACATCGCGATCACCAGTGACTTGTATTCGCATCTGTTCCCCCGCGCCGACGACTCCGCCGAACTGGCTGCGGGCGAAGGCAAATTTGGTTAG